One genomic segment of Ascochyta rabiei chromosome 20, complete sequence includes these proteins:
- a CDS encoding Trypsin, protein MQYKALIAGLMASAASAAPTPQDSSDIVGGTTAAAGEFPYIVSLRQSGSHICGGSLVDSRTVVTAAHCTVGQTASSLSVRAGSLNRNSGGTLVSVSSIKVHPNFDESTLNNDIAIWKLATPISTSSTIGYVTLPAANSDPASGSTTTVAGWGTTSSGGSSPTTLRKVDVPIVSRATCRQNYSAAEITDNMICAGLTAGGKDSCQGDSGGPLVSASSSTLVGVVSWGNGCAQAGQPGVYARVSTLLSFVNSNLG, encoded by the exons ATGCAGTACAAGGCACTCATTGCTGGCCTCATGGCCTCCGCAGCTTCTGCTGCCCCCACCCCTCAGGATTCTTCTGACATCGTCGGTGGAACCACTGCTGCGGCTGGCGAGTTTCCCTACATTGTCAGCCTCCGCCAGAGCGGCTCTCACATCTGCGGAGGCTCTCTGGTGGACTCCCGTACTGTCGTCACTGCGGCCCACTGCACTGTTGGCCAGACTGCATCTAGCCTTTCTGTTCGTGCTGGAAGCTTG AACCGTAACAGTGGAGGAACTCTTGTTAGTGTCTCCTCGATCAAGGTCCACCCTAACTTCGATGAATCGACTCTGAACAACGACATTGCCATCTGGAAGCTTGCCACCCCCATCTCCACGAGCTCCACCATTGGATATGTCACCCTGCCCGCTGCCAACTCAGACCCTGCCTCGggctccaccaccaccgttGCCGGCTGGGGCACCACAAGCTCAGGTGGCTCCTCGCCCACCACCCTCCGCAAGGTCGACGTCCCCATCGTGTCCCGTGCCACGTGCCGTCAGAACTACAGCGCCGCGGAGATCACCGACAACATGATCTGCGCTGGCCTGACTGCCGGAGGCAAGGACTCCTGCCAGGGTGACAGCGGTGGCCCCCTTGTCAGCGCTTCTAGCAGCACCCTGGTCGGTGTCGTCTCGTGGGGTAACGGCTGCGCTCAGGCCGGTCAGCCTGGTGTCTACGCTCGCGTCAGCACTCTCCTGTCTTTCGTCAACTCCAACCTTGGTTAA